One window from the genome of Pseudobacteriovorax antillogorgiicola encodes:
- a CDS encoding BMP family ABC transporter substrate-binding protein → MKHFWVVFVTVLQLSCSSESDSSPTSDLKVALVTDFGKIDDGTFNQSAYEGGLQAAQAFGLQFDYREPASTDDYSTEVEYFVDQDYDMVITVGFQMTDVTLESAQSFPDTKFVIVDVTYDDYPDNLVGLSFAEDEAGYLAGSLAAMVSESKSLGVIGGIALPPVKSFVNGFINGALAECETCSIACTYISSFTDPDTGAAQASSMISNQNADVIFGAGGATGSGAILETTKSNKWAIGVDTDEYYTTYQSGAEASSTYLLSSAVKKIDVAVYEQIEALVNGNFVAGSIDFDASNNGIGLSDYHSTAVTTTIQTSISEILSGLGDGTISTNVNESTGDSETSNSVTCSEVQGS, encoded by the coding sequence ATGAAACATTTTTGGGTAGTCTTTGTTACAGTTCTACAACTATCTTGTAGTAGCGAGAGCGATTCATCACCCACTTCAGACCTAAAAGTCGCTCTTGTCACAGATTTTGGTAAGATCGATGATGGTACATTCAATCAGTCAGCTTACGAAGGGGGTCTGCAGGCCGCCCAAGCATTTGGATTGCAGTTTGACTACAGAGAGCCAGCGTCAACAGATGATTATAGTACTGAAGTCGAGTATTTTGTTGATCAAGACTATGATATGGTCATCACAGTTGGCTTTCAAATGACCGATGTAACCCTGGAATCGGCTCAATCGTTCCCGGATACTAAATTCGTGATTGTTGATGTCACTTACGATGATTATCCAGACAATCTGGTTGGCCTATCCTTTGCTGAAGATGAAGCTGGATACTTGGCAGGTTCCCTAGCAGCGATGGTTTCAGAAAGTAAATCCTTGGGTGTTATCGGTGGAATCGCACTACCTCCTGTAAAAAGCTTTGTGAATGGCTTCATCAATGGTGCATTAGCGGAATGCGAAACGTGCTCTATTGCGTGCACTTATATTTCATCTTTCACTGATCCCGATACCGGCGCAGCTCAGGCTTCATCAATGATCTCCAATCAAAATGCCGATGTCATTTTTGGAGCTGGAGGTGCTACTGGCTCCGGCGCAATTCTAGAGACTACGAAAAGCAATAAATGGGCGATCGGCGTTGACACAGACGAATACTACACCACCTATCAAAGTGGTGCCGAGGCGAGTTCAACATACTTGCTATCAAGTGCTGTAAAGAAAATTGATGTGGCTGTCTACGAACAGATCGAAGCTCTGGTTAACGGTAATTTCGTAGCAGGCTCCATCGACTTTGATGCCAGTAATAATGGTATTGGCCTATCGGACTATCACTCCACCGCTGTGACCACCACAATTCAAACTTCTATCAGCGAAATACTTTCTGGTTTGGGGGATGGAACTATCTCAACGAATGTTAATGAATCTACAGGTGATAGCGAGACTTCCAACTCCGTCACATGCAGTGAGGTTCAAGGCAGCTAA